Proteins from a genomic interval of Nostoc sp. TCL240-02:
- a CDS encoding Uma2 family endonuclease, with the protein MTTQLGEAKSSTELVISWEALPADFHLEDEPVENTGQPLLAGALRESLEISGFIQPQMLIASNFGLCATINGQFVAKAPDWVYVPSVNQVLGERKSYTPNLDGDIPAIVMEFLSDAEGGEYSFKRTYPPGKWFFYEQILQVPIYVIFDPNGGLLEFYQLENSHYELKQPDENGRHWIDSMGLFLGTWQGTKEARTGYWLRWWDEAGNLLLWAVEQIEQERQQKERLIAYLQSQGIDPNNLP; encoded by the coding sequence ATGACAACCCAACTTGGTGAAGCTAAATCTTCAACAGAACTGGTAATATCTTGGGAAGCGTTGCCCGCAGATTTTCACCTAGAGGATGAACCAGTCGAAAATACAGGTCAGCCACTATTAGCTGGTGCTTTGCGCGAAAGCCTAGAGATAAGTGGTTTCATCCAACCGCAGATGTTAATAGCCTCGAATTTTGGACTTTGTGCAACGATAAACGGGCAATTTGTTGCTAAAGCACCCGACTGGGTTTATGTACCATCGGTAAATCAAGTTTTGGGAGAACGCAAAAGCTATACACCCAATTTAGACGGGGATATTCCGGCAATTGTGATGGAATTTTTATCTGACGCTGAGGGTGGAGAATACTCTTTTAAGCGAACCTATCCACCAGGAAAATGGTTTTTTTATGAGCAGATTCTTCAAGTTCCAATTTACGTAATTTTTGACCCAAATGGCGGTTTGTTAGAATTTTACCAACTCGAAAACAGCCACTACGAGTTAAAGCAACCTGATGAAAATGGTCGTCATTGGATTGATTCAATGGGTTTATTTCTGGGAACTTGGCAAGGAACAAAGGAAGCTAGAACTGGTTACTGGTTGCGCTGGTGGGATGAGGCAGGTAATTTGTTGCTTTGGGCAGTGGAACAAATTGAACAGGAACGCCAGCAAAAAGAACGGCTAATTGCCTATTTACAATCTCAAGGTATTGATCCAAATAATTTGCCATAG
- a CDS encoding pentapeptide repeat-containing protein: MFSRRWRLLVAGAVLGSVITAGILLVSPVLTSNSWIWKWADWTGIGEDTITKKSIERKGGENGSIEKVTFTDETQSGKTLWDFLELLSALAVPFLLLYLGNQLQQKEKEIAGINLREEALQSYLDRVSELLINNKANSLEPSDSLLELIKDIVRTRTLTILRSLDKDGERKGSVIRFLIDAELISNWEYIVLNLNSASLKGAKLSGTQLSRALLSQADLHDADLSDANLSNANLSNANLRNADLTSADLTSADLTSADLTSADLRDTKLTNAKLTNAKLTNANLSNADLTNADLTDTERSNVNWNHAILKDVKGLLKE; this comes from the coding sequence TTGTTTAGTCGTCGTTGGCGCTTACTAGTTGCAGGAGCCGTATTAGGCTCTGTAATTACTGCTGGAATTCTTTTAGTCTCTCCGGTTTTAACCAGCAACAGTTGGATATGGAAATGGGCTGACTGGACTGGAATTGGAGAAGATACAATAACAAAAAAGAGCATAGAGAGAAAAGGTGGAGAAAATGGTTCCATCGAAAAGGTTACTTTTACTGATGAAACTCAGTCTGGAAAAACACTTTGGGATTTTTTAGAACTACTTAGTGCATTAGCGGTTCCATTTCTGCTTTTGTATCTAGGTAATCAACTACAGCAGAAAGAGAAAGAAATAGCAGGCATAAATCTCCGTGAGGAAGCACTACAAAGTTATTTAGACCGTGTATCAGAGTTACTGATCAATAACAAAGCAAATAGCCTAGAACCCTCTGATTCTTTATTAGAACTGATAAAAGATATAGTACGTACAAGAACGCTGACTATATTGCGTAGCCTTGACAAAGATGGAGAACGGAAAGGCAGTGTTATACGATTTCTAATTGATGCAGAACTTATAAGTAACTGGGAGTACATTGTATTAAACTTAAACTCTGCTAGCTTGAAAGGCGCTAAACTAAGCGGTACTCAACTAAGTCGCGCCCTGCTAAGTCAGGCAGACTTACATGATGCCGATCTAAGTGATGCCAATCTCAGTAATGCAAACTTAAGTAATGCAAATCTACGTAATGCCGACTTAACTAGTGCCGACTTAACTAGTGCCGACTTAACTAGTGCCGACTTAACTAGCGCGGACTTAAGAGATACTAAGCTAACAAATGCTAAATTAACAAATGCTAAACTAACAAATGCCAACCTAAGCAATGCCGACTTAACTAATGCCGATTTGACAGATACGGAACGAAGTAATGTCAACTGGAATCATGCCATCTTAAAAGATGTAAAAGGACTTCTAAAAGAATAA
- a CDS encoding dipeptide epimerase → MQINVNLFTVNKRFPLTISRETTAQTTNVWVKISADGIEGWGEASPFGVGNHRQSTDAIKDALQQVVPLLQTFSPLQRQEIEQVLIQNQLPSAARAALDMAMYDWLGKRVGLPLWQLWGLDRNQIVPTSVTIGINSPEGARARARDWLKFTDVRLFKVKLGSPDGIDADKKMLLAVREEASEPEFFVDANGGWSLEDAIAMCNWLAELGIKYVEQPLPRGEEKNLAKLKEHSPLPIFVDESCFTSSDIPDLANYVDGINIKLMKSGGLTEAMRMVHTARAYRLQVMFGCYSDSSLANTAALQLAPLADYLDLDSHLNLIDDPFTGALLKEGRVLLNDLPGLGVKHSASTT, encoded by the coding sequence ATGCAAATAAATGTAAATTTATTTACAGTAAATAAAAGATTTCCATTGACCATTAGTAGAGAGACAACGGCACAGACAACGAATGTATGGGTGAAGATTTCAGCCGATGGTATCGAAGGTTGGGGGGAAGCATCACCATTCGGTGTAGGTAATCATCGTCAATCAACTGATGCAATCAAAGACGCTCTACAGCAAGTTGTGCCACTGTTGCAAACATTCAGCCCTTTACAACGACAGGAAATTGAGCAAGTTTTAATACAAAACCAGCTTCCTTCTGCTGCTAGAGCAGCCTTGGATATGGCAATGTACGACTGGTTGGGTAAGCGCGTAGGATTACCTTTGTGGCAACTTTGGGGACTCGATCGCAATCAAATAGTACCAACTTCAGTCACAATTGGGATCAATTCGCCTGAAGGTGCCAGAGCCAGAGCGCGAGACTGGTTAAAATTTACCGATGTCCGCCTTTTTAAGGTGAAGTTAGGTAGTCCAGATGGCATAGATGCAGATAAAAAAATGCTATTGGCAGTGCGAGAAGAAGCATCGGAACCAGAGTTTTTTGTTGATGCCAACGGGGGTTGGAGTTTAGAAGATGCGATCGCAATGTGCAATTGGCTAGCTGAATTGGGTATAAAGTATGTAGAACAGCCATTGCCACGGGGCGAGGAAAAAAATTTAGCAAAACTCAAAGAACACTCTCCCCTACCCATCTTTGTTGATGAAAGTTGCTTCACAAGCTCTGATATTCCCGATTTGGCAAACTACGTGGATGGTATTAATATCAAACTGATGAAATCAGGGGGATTAACAGAAGCGATGCGAATGGTACATACAGCGCGAGCATATCGGTTGCAAGTAATGTTCGGTTGCTATTCTGACAGTTCTCTAGCTAATACAGCAGCATTACAGCTAGCGCCACTAGCTGATTATTTAGATTTAGACAGTCACCTCAACTTAATCGATGATCCCTTCACGGGTGCATTGCTAAAAGAAGGTAGAGTTTTGCTAAACGATTTACCAGGTTTGGGGGTAAAACACAGTGCGTCTACCACTTAA
- a CDS encoding ssl1498 family light-harvesting-like protein codes for MYTTVNEDGILNNYAAEPKVYYAEYPAIWEQRKYVLQGLFASLIVTTLVLIGFSVS; via the coding sequence ATGTACACCACTGTAAATGAAGACGGCATTCTCAATAACTACGCAGCTGAACCCAAGGTTTACTACGCCGAGTACCCAGCAATTTGGGAACAACGTAAATACGTATTACAAGGTCTTTTTGCTAGTTTAATTGTTACAACTTTAGTTTTAATTGGTTTTAGCGTTAGCTAA
- a CDS encoding COP23 domain-containing protein, which produces MSSQLLRLISLGSIGLSLCLGNSAAMAQYDSTGNGDGVVVPTVPSGGSSVPIDTSTGIPPSPSSDGTTRFTCQTYNGQSTVMYQPQSQPGQFFPWAAPAALGGGWDAQRRCAAIASRLELYRPDGLQELQTSVENNENIVCVTTEANPTCRIVLTVPRGKDPVVIRNSIFQNLTTADNGQQTIAVNTYGDRSSGGNELYNLGRTLLGSGNNRISSSRSGINLKPFLDRQDGGTGNNLRNGVAVRRQSQSNSVRLKPGNFR; this is translated from the coding sequence ATGTCATCACAACTACTGCGATTGATATCTTTGGGTAGTATTGGCTTATCTTTGTGTCTGGGCAATTCGGCAGCAATGGCACAATATGACTCTACTGGCAATGGCGATGGCGTTGTCGTACCAACAGTACCATCAGGTGGCTCATCAGTCCCAATAGACACATCAACAGGTATACCCCCTTCACCCTCATCTGACGGTACAACTCGGTTTACCTGCCAGACTTACAACGGTCAGTCCACTGTTATGTATCAGCCACAAAGTCAACCAGGACAATTCTTTCCTTGGGCAGCACCTGCGGCTTTGGGCGGCGGTTGGGATGCACAAAGACGTTGTGCAGCAATTGCTAGTCGCTTAGAACTGTATCGTCCAGATGGTTTACAAGAACTCCAGACATCTGTAGAAAATAACGAAAATATTGTCTGCGTCACAACAGAAGCTAACCCAACCTGTAGAATTGTGCTGACAGTACCGCGTGGCAAAGATCCTGTTGTAATCCGCAATAGCATTTTTCAGAACTTGACTACTGCTGACAACGGACAGCAGACTATAGCCGTTAACACTTATGGCGATCGCAGTAGTGGAGGCAACGAATTATATAATTTAGGACGTACACTTCTAGGGAGTGGCAATAATCGGATTAGTTCATCTAGAAGTGGCATTAATCTAAAACCTTTCCTTGATCGCCAAGATGGTGGTACTGGAAACAATTTGCGGAATGGAGTAGCAGTTCGTCGTCAGTCTCAGTCTAACTCTGTTCGCTTAAAACCTGGTAATTTCCGTTAA
- a CDS encoding DUF1611 domain-containing protein, with amino-acid sequence MRLPLNQRVAILLHEGTTGAHGKTGLAILRYSEAPIVAVIDRECAGKSLTELTSIKRDVPIVVSVAAALEYKPEVLVIGIAPSGGAIPDDYWLEIKDALEAGMSLVNGLHTPMANIPDLNALLKPGQLIWDVRKEPPNIGVASGIARTLPCRRVLTVGTDMAIGKMSTSLQLHWASKLRGWRSKFLATGQTGMMLEGDGVPLDAVRVDFAAGAVEQVVMRYGKNYDILHIEGQGSLLHPGSTATLPLIRGSQPTQLVLVHRAGQVHVRNHPHVIIPPLPEVIRLYETVASAGGAFASVPVVGIALNTAHLDESAAEESIAQITAETGLPCTDVVRFDANVLLDAVMKN; translated from the coding sequence GTGCGTCTACCACTTAATCAACGAGTAGCTATCTTACTTCATGAGGGAACTACTGGGGCTCACGGCAAAACAGGACTCGCAATTTTACGTTACAGCGAAGCACCAATTGTAGCCGTCATTGATCGCGAATGTGCTGGCAAATCTCTGACAGAATTAACAAGTATCAAACGTGATGTTCCGATTGTGGTATCGGTAGCCGCAGCCTTAGAGTACAAGCCAGAAGTTTTGGTAATAGGCATTGCTCCCAGTGGTGGTGCTATCCCAGATGATTATTGGCTAGAAATAAAAGATGCTCTAGAAGCTGGGATGTCCTTGGTAAACGGTTTGCATACGCCAATGGCAAATATACCCGACTTAAATGCACTGCTCAAACCAGGGCAACTAATTTGGGATGTCCGCAAAGAGCCGCCTAATATAGGTGTTGCTAGTGGAATAGCACGCACGCTTCCGTGTCGGCGGGTATTGACAGTGGGAACCGATATGGCGATCGGTAAAATGTCTACTAGCCTACAGTTACATTGGGCATCAAAACTGCGGGGCTGGCGTTCTAAATTTCTCGCCACAGGTCAAACTGGGATGATGTTAGAAGGGGATGGTGTGCCTTTAGATGCCGTGCGGGTAGACTTTGCTGCTGGTGCAGTGGAACAAGTAGTGATGCGCTACGGCAAAAACTATGACATCTTGCACATTGAAGGGCAAGGTTCACTGCTACACCCTGGTTCAACGGCAACCCTACCCCTGATTCGTGGTTCCCAACCAACTCAACTGGTGTTAGTCCATCGAGCGGGACAAGTTCATGTCCGCAATCATCCCCATGTAATAATTCCACCTTTACCAGAGGTAATTCGTCTTTATGAAACCGTTGCTAGTGCAGGTGGCGCTTTTGCAAGTGTGCCTGTAGTGGGTATAGCGCTTAACACAGCACATTTAGATGAATCTGCGGCTGAGGAAAGCATCGCTCAAATAACAGCAGAAACCGGGCTACCTTGCACCGATGTAGTCCGCTTTGATGCCAATGTGCTTTTGGATGCAGTGATGAAGAATTAG
- a CDS encoding M48 family metallopeptidase: MKRIWKSLLPAWKWVLLSAATSILIILTQPTPLLAQEPAASTTIETTKPNSETTKVQKLREALQRSSTSEAPKPAPEVSEPKKPESPQEPPLSPEELTRQLKFIEADKLYLAGQIPEAEKIYREVKQPFGKTSDNQQRKAAILDPTQLSPGGKVYWRESEAGIAQKLQTKTLVPLQLLVEQYPEFIPGHIRYAEALKQYDRTKEALDILERASSLYPDQAELIKARITALAGDQKWMEASLAARQFAILNPKNPQAPEFTKLAEENLNHYKTYTQREIRGNVIGNIITGALGYAVTGSLLGPFSALDSTIMLLQGERAIGESVAKQAKKQLGVIIDEDILAYVNEIGQKLAKVGGRDEFKYEFFVIPEESLNAFALPGGKIFINAGAIAKANSEAELAGLMGHELSHVLLSHTFQLVSEGNLISNVTQYLPLGGTIGQLFALSYSRDMERQADNLGTRLIVATGYAADGLRNLMVTLEKQQKNAPPSWLSSHPGGNERVSYLENLITRNSYNRYAYEGVERHLEIKARVKKLLEEKKAREEKK, encoded by the coding sequence ATGAAACGAATCTGGAAGTCTTTACTGCCAGCTTGGAAGTGGGTATTACTTTCAGCTGCTACATCAATTTTGATAATCCTGACGCAGCCAACACCCCTTCTGGCACAAGAACCTGCTGCTTCTACCACTATTGAAACGACAAAGCCGAATTCAGAAACAACTAAAGTCCAAAAGTTACGGGAAGCACTGCAACGTTCATCAACGTCAGAAGCACCAAAACCCGCCCCTGAAGTTTCCGAACCGAAAAAGCCAGAGTCGCCACAGGAACCCCCACTCAGCCCGGAAGAACTCACCCGTCAGCTAAAATTTATAGAAGCAGATAAACTTTATCTGGCGGGACAAATCCCAGAGGCGGAAAAAATTTACCGCGAAGTTAAGCAGCCTTTTGGTAAAACATCAGATAATCAACAGCGTAAAGCTGCCATACTCGACCCCACGCAACTATCCCCAGGAGGTAAAGTCTACTGGCGAGAATCAGAGGCGGGGATAGCACAAAAGTTGCAAACAAAAACTTTAGTACCTCTGCAACTATTAGTTGAGCAATATCCTGAATTTATCCCTGGCCATATCCGATATGCTGAAGCGTTGAAACAATACGATCGCACTAAAGAAGCATTAGATATATTAGAACGGGCTTCTTCGCTGTATCCAGATCAAGCAGAATTAATCAAAGCTAGAATTACAGCCCTAGCTGGTGATCAAAAATGGATGGAAGCGTCTTTGGCGGCGCGTCAATTTGCTATTCTCAACCCGAAAAATCCCCAAGCACCTGAGTTTACAAAACTAGCAGAAGAAAATCTGAACCATTACAAAACTTATACACAAAGAGAAATTAGAGGCAATGTCATCGGTAATATTATTACAGGTGCTTTAGGTTATGCCGTCACTGGCAGTCTGCTTGGGCCGTTTTCTGCCCTTGACTCTACCATCATGCTGCTACAAGGTGAACGAGCCATAGGTGAGTCGGTGGCAAAGCAAGCAAAAAAACAGCTGGGTGTAATTATAGACGAAGATATTTTGGCATACGTCAATGAAATTGGACAGAAATTGGCGAAAGTAGGAGGACGGGACGAGTTTAAATACGAATTCTTTGTGATTCCAGAGGAAAGCCTTAACGCCTTTGCATTACCTGGGGGTAAAATTTTTATTAATGCAGGTGCGATCGCTAAAGCTAATTCCGAAGCAGAATTAGCTGGGTTAATGGGTCATGAATTATCCCATGTACTTTTATCCCATACTTTTCAATTAGTCAGCGAAGGTAACCTGATCTCTAACGTTACCCAATATCTACCTCTGGGCGGCACTATCGGTCAACTGTTTGCACTCAGTTACAGCCGCGACATGGAACGTCAGGCAGATAATCTCGGTACACGCCTAATTGTTGCCACTGGCTACGCTGCTGATGGCTTGCGTAACTTAATGGTGACGCTAGAAAAACAGCAAAAAAATGCTCCTCCTAGTTGGTTATCTTCGCACCCAGGCGGCAATGAACGAGTTAGTTATTTAGAAAACCTCATAACCCGTAATAGCTACAACCGTTACGCCTATGAAGGAGTGGAGCGTCATCTAGAAATTAAAGCACGGGTGAAAAAGCTACTCGAAGAGAAAAAAGCAAGAGAGGAAAAAAAATAG